Below is a window of Halogeometricum rufum DNA.
CACCACGGCATCGACCTCTCGGGGGCGACGGTGGCCGTGCAGGGGTTCGGGAGCGTCGGCGCGAACGCCGCGCGTCTCCTCGACGACTGGGGAGCGACCGTCGTCGCCGTCTCAGACGTGAACGGCGCCGTCTACGACCCCGACGGACTGGACACGCACGCCGTGCCGACCCACGAGGAGGAACCCGAAGCAGTGATGACGCACGAGGCGCCCGAGACGCTGTCGAACGAGGCCGTTCTCGAACTCGACGTGGACATCCTCGTGCCCGCCGCCGTCGGCAACGTCCTCACCGCCGACAACGCCGACCGCGTGCGGGCCGACGTGGTCGTCGAGGGGGCGAACGGACCGACGACGGCCGCCGCCGACGAGATGCTCGACGACCGCGGCGTGCCGGTGATTCCGGACATCCTCGCCAACGCGGGCGGCGTCACCGTCTCGTACTTCGAGTGGTTGCAGGACATCAACCGTCGGGCGTGGCCGCTCGAACGCGTCCACGCGGAACTCGAAGAGGAGATGCTCGCGGCGTGGGACGCGGTCCGCGCGGAGTTCGACGACGGCGCGCGGACGTGGCGCGACGCCGCCTACGCCGTCGCGCTTCGGCGCGTCGCGGCCGCACACGACGCGCGCGGCGTCTGGCCCTGACCGCCCGGATCACCCTCGCGGACGCCGGCGGCCCTCCGCGCGAACACGAATCCAGAGTAAAAGCTTGATAACCGGTGAGTAACTACTCTCTCGGCAATGGCACGAATCGAACCGAAGGTGCGTGACCTCGTCTCCTCTGACCCGGAGATGCGGGACGCCGTCGAGACGGTCCTCGCGCGGGCCGACGACGGCGAAGTCAAGTGGGTCGACGTGAAGGGAGACATCACCAGCGGTCACTGGGGGCGTCTCATCGAGAAGGGCGTCCTCGTCGACGGCGACGAGGGGTTCCGACTCGCCGACCCCGAGGCGACGCGGGCGGCCCTCGAGACCGAGTCGACGAGTTCGTCGGGCGCGTCGTCCTCGTCGTCGGTCGACGACGACGACCTCGGCGACTCCTCGTGGTCCACCTACGACAAGATGGCCGCCGTCGTGACGGTGGGTCTGTTCGCCGCGTACGGGTGGAAACCGCTCCGCGACATCATCGGCAACGTGATGAACGTCGTCCTCGGACCGCTGACCGACCTGCTACCGTTCTACGCGGTCATCATGGTCATCGCGCTGGCGACCGGGCTCTACTCCACGCTCCTGCAGGCGAACCTGATGGACATGGACAAGATGTCGATGTACCAAGAGCGGATGAAGGACATTCAGGAGCGACGCAAGGAGGCCCAGAAGAACGACGACGACGAGGCCCTCGACGCCATCCAGCAGGAGCAGATGGAGGCGATGGGCGACCAGATGGGCATGTTCAAAGAGCAGTTCCGCCCGATGGTGTGGATCATGTTCCTCACCATCCCGGCGTTCCTCTGGATGTACTGGGCCATCGGCGTCGGCGGCAACGCCGAGGCGCACGTGACGATGCAGAATATCGTCCTGCCACTCGTCGGCGAAGTTAGCTGGACCGAGGGCGTCCTCGGCCCGATGCAGGCGTGGATCGTCTGGTACTTCCTCTGCTCGATGGGGTTCACCCAGATAATCCGCAAGAGCCTCAACATCGACATCTCGCCGTCGGCGTCGTAGGTTTTCGACGCCGCACTGCCCGACGGCGTCATAGACTCGACGCCGCACTGCCCGACGGCGTCGTAGACTCGACGCCGCGGACCGCCTCGCTCCGCCGCCGCCCTCCGTGCGGTACCGCCCCGCACACTCGTCGGTAAAGACAACCTCTTTTAGCCGTACCGTCCGAGAGTCTCTATGTTGCTGACTGTCTCCGGTCCACCGGGTGCCGGAAAGAGTACGACCGTCGCCACACTCGCCGAGGCGTTCGGCCTCGAACACATCTCCGGCGGCGACATCTTCCGCCAACTCGCCGCCGAACGCGACATGACGGCCGTCGAGTTCAACAGACTCGCCGAGGAGGACGACCAGATAGACCGCGACTTGGACCGTCGCCTCCGCACCATCGCTCTGGAACGCGACGACGTCCTCCTCGAATCGCGCCTCGCCGGGTGGCTGGCGGGCGACGCCGCCGACATCCGCCTGTGGCTCGACGCGCCCCTCGACGTGCGCGCGAAGCGCATCGCCGCGCGGGAGGACAAGTCGCTCGACACCGCCCGCGAGGAGACGCACGCTCGCGAGGAGAGCGAAGCCCTGCGCTACGAGGAGTACTACAACATCGACATCACCGACCTCGGCATCTACGACGTGACGCTCAACACGGCGCGGTGGAGCGAGGAGGACGTGCCGGACATCCTGACCGCCGCCGTCGAGGCGTACGACCCCGACGACGACGAGGGGAAGTTCCCGGTCGAGGGCGTCGAGTACGACTTCTGAACCGTGACCGACCTTCGCGACCCTCCCCACGACCGTTCGCTCGCGGACCTGCTCTCGTTCGGCGTCGTCAACCTCGACAAGCCCCCCGGTCCGTCGGCGCATCAGGTCGCCGCGTGGGTCCGAGACATGGCGGGCGTCGAACAGGCGGCGCACGCCGGCACGCTCGACCCGAAGGTCACCGGCTGTCTCCCGATGCTCCTCGGCGACGCCACCCGGATGGCGCAGGTGTTTCTGGAAGGATCCAAGGAGTACATCTCGGTGCTGGAACTCCACAAGCCCGCGCCGTCGGACTTGGAGAGCGTCGTCGCGGAGTTCGAGGGCGAAGTGTACCAGAAACCGCCCCGAAAGAGCGCCGTCTCCCGCCGCCTCCGGTCGCGCGAGGTGTACGAACTCGACCTGCTGGAGGTTCGGGACCGGCAGGCCCTCCTGCGGATTCGCTGCGAGAGCGGGACGTACGTCCGGAAGCTCTGTCACGACATCGGGCTGGCGGCCGGCACCGGCGCGCACATGGGGCACCTCCGCCGGACGGCGACGGACCCGTTCGACGACACCGACCTCGTGACGCTGTACGACCTCGCGGACGCCCTCGCGTTCGCCGAGGCGGGCGACGAGAGCCTCCTCCGCGAGGTGGTCGCGCCCGCCGAACGCGCCCTCACGCACCTCCCGCACGTCACCATCGCTCACTCCGCGGCCGAACAGGTCGCCGAGGGCGCACCGGTGTACGCGCCCGGTGTGTTCGATGCCGACGACGCCGAACGCGGGTCGCTCGTCGCCTGCGTCACGCCCGACGACGCGGCGGTCTGCCTCGGCCGACTGGTCGGCGACCCCGACGCCGAGTCGGGCGAAGTCGTCTCTCTCGAGCGCGTGCTGGTCTGAACGCACTTTCACCCGCGACCCGACGCCGGTTCGCGTGCCCCCGACGCAGCGACGGGAACACCGGTATCCGACGACTTTTGCCCGTGCCCGCAGAGACCGAGACATGCACGTAGGAAGCGTCGAATCGGAACCCGGCGCGGTCGTCAGCGGCTGGTTCGAGGTGACCGACCTCCCGACGGGCGGGAGCGAACGACTCCCCGTGGTGATAGCCGAGGGCGACGCCGACGGCCCCACCCTCTGGCTCACCGGCGGCGTCCACGGCGACGAGGCCACCGGCGTCGCCGTCGCGCAGGACGCGATGCGGGACGACTTGGCGGACCACCTCTCGGGAACGGTCGTCTGCGTCCCCGTCGTCAACCCGGCGGGTCTCCGGCGGAACGACCGCCGGTCGTACTACGGCGACGACGACCCGAACCGTTACTTCCCGGACCCCGAGTCCACGTCCTCGCGGCCGCCGAGCGTTCAGGAACGCATCGACGAACGCCTGTACGAGGCGTTCGCGGCGTCGGCCGACGCGCTGGTCGACCTCCACACCGCGCAGGTGGGGTCGATGCCGTTCGTCATCCGCGACCGGGTGCTGTACGGCGAGCGTCGCGACGAGTCCGCCGCCGAGGAACTCGCCGACGAACTCGACCGCCTCGCCTCGGCGTTCGGCTTTCCGCTCCTGACCGAGTACCCCGCGGGCGAGTACGTCGAACAGAGCCTCCAGCGTTCGACGGCCGGCGCGGCGTTGAACGCCGCCGGGATTCCGTCCGTCACCGTCGAACTCGGCGGCCACAGCGTCGTCGAGGAGGACGTCCGCGCGGCGGGCGTCGCCGGCGTCTACGGCGTCATGGTCGAACTGGGGATGCTCGACGCCGGCGACGTGCCCGACGGCGTCGGCGAACCGGGTGCCGGCGTCCCCGACGCGCCGGTGGACTACCCGGTTCGCCGCGCGGTTCACCCGCGGGTGTCGACGCCGGGACTCGTCCGCCACCGCGTCGAACCCGGCGACGTAGTCGCGACCGGCGACGCCGTCGCCGACGTGGTGACGCCGCAGGGGGACCGCCGAGCGACGGTCGAGTCGGAACACGACGGCTACGTCGTCGCTCGCCGCGAGGGGTTGGCCGCCTACGAGGGCGACCCGGTACTGAGCATGGCCGTCAGGGACGAGGGCGAACTGGTGGTCCCCCGCGACGCCGACGCGGAAGCGTGACCGTGTCACCGAGTGACCCCGTCGCGTCGAAACGAAGCACTTAACGGTCGGACACTCCTTCTGTCGAATACACCCTGGGACCGTGGGGTAGTGGTATCCTCTGCCGATGGGGTCGGTAGGACCTGAGTTCGACTCTCAGCGGTCCCACTTCACTTCTGACGGCGCTACGCGACGAGCGAAGCGAGTCGCCCGCGCCGTCTGTCGAGCGTACACCGGTGAGAGACGGACGAGCAGAGTTCGACTCTCAGCGGTCCCACTTCCACCTTTTTACTTCGTCGGGTTTCCTCGCGAGCCGTCGGCTCGCTGCGGGAACCGCTCCTCGCAAAAATCTGGACCAAAAAGAGCCGCGAGACTCGCTTCGCTCGCCTCGCGGGACGACCCGCTCGAGAGACGGGCGTCTCTCGCCGGGAGCGTACGCGGGTGGTGCTACTCACTCTCGAGACGGAGCCTCGAAGTTGGACCGGCCCCGTGGACGCCCCCGTATCGACTCCGGCGTTCTGCCTCTGGGCCCGAGACGAGGACGCATCGGTCGTGCGGTAAAAACGGGAGGGGGAATGGGACTGCGAGCCGTCAGGAAGGGGTTGGGGGAGAGGGGAATCCCCCGACGGGTGGGATGCGCCCTACGCCGAACAGAAAAGGTCCGATGTAGGGCGGTTGAATATTCAGGGATACTGTATAAAGTAGGTGGTGAAACGCGGCCGGTGTGGCTACAGGTTCACTAGCGCACGGAGACTCACGCTCGCTGACATAGCCCGGCCCGCGAATCGAGCGTCGAATCCAACACAGACAAACCGGTTCCCGGCGAACGACCGGTAATGGTTGTCGAGATGACGCCGTCTGCGGTCGATACTCTCCTCACCGAATCCGGGTCGGGCGTGCTATCGTTGGCCGACGGGGCGGAGACGTACGCGGTCCCCGAATCGTTCGGCTACGACGGAGACGCCCTCTACTTCCAACTCGTGTACCACGAGACGAGTCGAAAGATGGCGTTCGTTCGGGCGACGGAGGTGGCAACCTTCACCGTGTACACCGACGACCCCGCCGAGAGCGTCCTCGTCCGCGGTCGCCTCGAACGAGTCCCCGACGCCGACCGGGCGGCCGCGTCGGCGGCCATGGCGGACAACGCGGAGATTCCGGCGCTGAACGTCTATCCGGACACCGAGGCGGAGGACCTCTCGATGGCGTTCTACCGGCTGATCCCCGAGACGGTCTCCGGGCGTGAACTCACGCGCTCCGACGGCGAAGCGGACTGAGGTTCGGCGCGGGAGACGCAGGACGAGTATCGGTCAGAGTACGGAGACTGTCCGAAGTCGCGCGGTTACCGCTTCGCGCCGGGGTTCGTCACCGCACCGTTCGCCGCGGAGCCGAAGTCGTCGGCGTACTTCGCCAGCACGCCCGTCGTGTAGTTGGGTTCGGGCGGTTCCCAGTCGTCCTTTCGCGACGCCAGTTCCTCGTCCGAGAGGTCGACCGACAGGTCGCGGTTCGGGATGTCGACGGTCACCTCGTCGCCGTCTTCGAGGAGGGCGATGGGGCCGCCGTCGGCCGCCTCGGGGGCGACGTGCCCGACCATCGGACCGCGCGTGGCGCCGGAGAACCGGCCGTCGGTGAGGAGTGCCACGTCGTCCTCGTGGCCCTGCCCGACGACGGCGGCGGTGACGCCGAGCATCTCGCGCATGCCGGGGCCGCCCGTCGGCCCCTCGTTGCGGATGCAGATGACGTCGCCCGACTCGATGTGGCCCTCCTGCACGTAGCGCATCGCCTCCTCCTCGCTCTCGAAGACGCGCGCGGGGCCCTCGTGGTGGAACGTGTCGTCGCCGGTGACCTTCAGGACGGCGCCGTCGGGCGCGAGGTTGCCGGTGAGAATCTTGATGGCGCCCTCCTCCTGATACGGGTCGTCGACGGTGTAGATGAAGTCGCCCGACACGTCCTCGTCGGCCGGCAGGTCGAGGTGGTCGAGTTCCTCGGCGACGGTGCGGCCGGTGACGGTCATCGCGTCGCCGTGGAACAGGCCCGCGTCGAGGAGGCGGCGGACGACGACAGGGACGCCGCCCTGTTCGTGCAGGTCGTTCATCACCTTCGTGCCGCCGGGTTGGAGGTTCGCTATCTTCGGCGTCCGGCGGGATATCTCGTCGAACTCCTCGATGGAGAGGTCGATGTCGGCCTCGGCGGCGAGTGCCAGGAGGTGCAGGACGGCGTTGGTCGACCCGCCGATGGCCACCTGCAGGGCGATGGCGTTCTCGAACGACTCCTTCGTCAGGATGTCCGAGGGGCGCAGGTCGTTCTCGACGGCTTCGAGGACGGCCTCGCCCGCGCGGCGGGCGACGTCGTAGCGTTCGGCGGACTCCGCGGGGGCCGACGCGGACCCGAGCGGGGCCATCCCGAGCGCTTCGGAGATGGAGGCCATCGTGTTGGCGGTGAACATCCCGCCGCAGGAACCGGCACCGGGGCAGGCGTGACGCTCCATGTCGTCGAGTTCCTCGGCGCTCATCTCGCCCTCGGCGTAGGTGCCGACGCCCTCGAAGACGTTCTGGACGGTGATGTCGCGCCCCTCGTGTTCGCCGGGCATGATGGACCCGCCGTAGAGGAACACCGAGGGGAGGTCCGTCCGGATGGACGCCATCATCATCCCGGGGAGGTTCTTGTCGCACCCCGCGACGGTGACGAGGGCGTCCATCCGTTCGCCGAACGCGACGAGTTCGACGGAGTCGGCGATTATCTCCCGGGAGATGAGCGACGCCTTCATCCCCTCGGTGCCCATCGAGATGGCGTCCGAGATGGTGATGGTGCCGAACTCGATGGGCATCCCGCCCGCCTCGTCGACGCCCTCGATGGCGGCGTCGGCCACGTCGTCGAGGTGGACGTTACACGGCGTGATGTCGGCCGCGGGGTTGGCGACGCCGACCATCGGCGACCCGAGGTCCTCGTCGTCGAACCCCATCGCCCGGAACATCGCGCGGTGGGGGGCGCGGTCTGCGCCCTCTGTCACCTCCGAACTCGGGAGGCTGGCATCTTTTCCGCTGGAGAACGGTTCGTCGTCCTCCTCCTCGCGGGGTTTCTGACTGCTCATACAGGCCCCTATCCGTCTGTACCCTTAAAGTGCCGCGCCCGGACAGTATTTACATCCAATCGTCGGCGCGACGACGGGCCCGACGGCGTCGGGGCCCGGCCGCGGAGCGACCGGCCGGGAGTGTCAAGCAGGAGATAACTACATGCCGGTCGCGTCCCTAGGAACTGTCGGACCGGCACTCGAAGCGGCGAGATGCCGGACAAGACCCGACATATGCCATCGACAGTTCCACAGTTGTCTGCGGCGGTCGTACAGTCCGACAGCTTCGCGCAGGCGACGCAACCGGAGGTCCTCGAAGCGATACGTAACGACCCGCTGCTCGCGTCGTCGCTGTGGGTCAACATCGCGCTCGCCGGCCTGTCGATACTGCTGTTCGTCTACATGGGACGAGACGTCGCGGAACCGCGCGCCAGGCTCATCTGGGTCGCGACCCTCCTCGTCCCGCTCGTGTCGATATCCAGCTACGTCGGATTGGTGTCGGGGCTGACGGTCGGCGTCCTGGAGATGCCCCCGGGCCACGCGCTGGCGGGTCAGGAGGTCCTCTCCCCGTGGGGGCGGTATCTGACGTGGACGTTCTCGACGCCGATGATTCTGCTCGCCCTCGGTCTCCTCGCGGGGACGGACACGACGAAGCTGTTCACCGCGATTACGATGGACGTCGGGATGTGCGTGACCGGGCTGGCGGCGGCGCTCGTCACGTCGTCGCACCTGCTCCGCTGGGTGTTCTTCCTCGTCAGCTGTGCGTTCTTCGTCGCGGTGCTGTACGTTCTCCTCGTGGAGTGGCCCGCGGACGCGACGGCCGCGGGGACCGACGAGATATTCGAGACGCTGAAGCTGCTGACGGTCACGCTGTGGCTCGGCTACCCGATCCTGTGGGCGCTCGGAAGCGAGGGGTTCGCCGTGCTGAGCGTGGGACTCACCTCGTGGGGCTACTCGGGCCTCGACATCCTCGCGAAGTACGTCTTCGCGTACCTGCTCCTCCGCTGGGTCGCCCAGAATCAGCGCGTCGTCGGGTCGGCCCCGTCCATTCGGGACGACGCGGCGACTGCGACCGACGACTGAGGCGGCGTCGTCGTCTCAGTTCTCTCTGCCCGCCAAGCCGGCGAGGTGGGGAAGTTCCGCGAGCAGTATCTCCTCGACGCCCAGTCGGACCGCGTTCTCGCTCCCGGGGAGACAGCAGACGGGCGTCGAGTCGACGATGCCGGCCGTCGCGCGGGTGGCGACGACGCGCGTGCCGATTTCGTCGGCGGAGAGCCGGCGGAACAGTTCGCCGAATCCGGGGAGCGTCTTGCCCGCGAGGTCCTCGACGGCTTCGACGGTCACGTCGTCGGGAGTGACGCCCGTCCCGCCCGACGTGACGACGGCGTCCACGTCGTCGCGGTCCACGAGGCGGTTCACCGTGGACTGGACGCCGTCGAAGTCGTCGGCGACGAGTTCGCGGACGGTCACCTCGTGCCCGCCGTCCTCGAACGCGGCGACGATTGCGTCGCCCGCGTCGTCCTCGTCTATCGACCGGGAGGAGGAGACGGTGACGACGCCGACGCCGAGCGTCTCGACGTCGTGACTGTGGTGGTCGTGATGGTCGTGGCCGTCGTGCTGGTCGTGTTCCTCGTGATGGTCGTGACCGTCGTGCTGGTCGTGTTCCCCGTGGTGGTCGTGATGGTCGTGGCCGTCGTGCTGGTCGCGTTCCTCGTGGTTGCCGTGTTCCTCGTGACTGTCGTGGCTATCGTGGTCGTTCACGACCGACCGGTTCGGCCCCGCCGGACAAAGTTCTCGCGCCCTCGGCTACTCGTCGCCGGCGTTCGCGACGCCGTCGACCGTGAGTGCGGTCGCCGCCGCGGACAGGTCGTCGAACCACTGCTCGGCCCACGCGTACGCCTCGTCGGTGTCGTTGACGATGATGCCGCGGACGCCGGTGTCGCTGTAGACGACGACGCCGGCCTCCTCCTCGGTTATCCACACACCGAAGGAGAACGGGACGTCGACGCGCGAAATCGACACCTGTTCGTCTCGCAGTTGCGCGGCCAGGATGTCACGGGTGCTCGGCGAGGCCACCATTCGGTCGAGGACGTCGCCGTCGATGAGCATCTCGATGCGGGCCTCGCCCTCCTTCGCGGCATCGTAGAACGACTGCAGGTGCCCGGAGAGGACGACCGGAGCGATGCCGCGCACGTGCGAGGCGTCTTCGATGCTCTCGAAGAGGCGTTCGACGACGCCGTCCGGCATCGTCGGGGTCGTCACCTGCACCTCCGCACCGTCGAGGAACACCGGGTCGAACGGCGTATCCGGGGGAAGGTGGCCGAGGGCGGCGACGGCGTCGCTCACGGTCCGCATCCGGTCGTGGAACGCCCCGACGGCGTCCAGAGCGCACTCGGCGGCCATCGTCGCCTCGTACTCGCCGCCGGCCTGTCTCACCAGACCCGCGTCGAGGAGTTCGCGAATCGCCCGGTCGACGGTCGAACGCGAACTGCTGACCGTCTCCGTCAACTCCCGCTTTGTTTGAGGTTCCCGAACGATGGCCCGAAGAACGCCTTCCCGGCTGAGAACTACCTCTTCGATGTGCCGTCCGTCTCCCGGCATCGTCTCCACATCGTAGACGACCCGCATGAAGATTGTGAATCACTCTCGCACGGCCTCCGGCCGGCACCGTCGCGGCCGGCGATTCCGAGGACGGGTACGCCGCGAATATCGTCGTTCGTCGAACTAACGGTAAGACGTGTGTGGAGACGGGGGCTTTTGTCGTCTCCCCGTGACGGGGTGTCTATGCAGGCTGTGCAATTCGCGGAACACGGCGGGCGCGAGGTAATCGAGTACGGCGACTTCCCGGACCCTGAGGCCGGACGGGGGGAAGTCGTGGTGGACGTGAAGGCGGCCGCGCTGAACCACCTCGACATCTGGACGCGAAAGGGGATGCCCGGCATCGACCTGGAGATGCCGCACATCCCGGGCAGCGACATGGCCGGCGTCGTCCACGAAGTCGGCGAGGGCGTCACCCGCTTCGAACCCGGTGACCGCGTCGCACTCATCGCGGGCGTCGCCGGAGAGAACACCGAGTTCTCCCGAAAGGGCGACCCGACCCTGTCGTACGACTTCCACATCATCGGCGAACACGTCCGCGGCGTCCACGCCGAGTACGCCGCCGTCCCCGAGGAGAACCTCGTCCCCGTGCCCGAGGGCGTCGACTGGGAAGTCGCCGGGTCGTCGTCCCTCGTGTTCCAGACGGCGTGGCGGATGCTCGTCGACAGGGGCGAACTCCGCCCCGGCGAGTCCGTCCTCGTCCTCGGCGCGTCCGGCGGCGTCGGCCACGCCGCGGTCCAGATAGCCGACCACGCCGGCGCGGAGGTGTTCGCCACCGCCTCGACGGACGAGAAACTGGAGTACGCCCGCGACTGCGGCGCGGACCACACCATCAACTACGAGGACGAGGACTTCGCCGCGGAGATTCGCGACGCCACGGGCCGCCGCGGCGTCGACATGGTCGTCGACCACATCGGCGCGGCGACGTACGAGGACTCCCTGAAGAGTCTCCGGAAGGGCGGCCGCGTCGTCACCTGCGGGGCGACGACGGGCCCGAACCCCGACGCCGGCCTGAACCGCATCTTCTGGAACCAACTGTCGGTCATCGGGTCGACGATGGCGACGCCCGGACAGGCCGACGAGGCCCTTGACCTCGTCTGGGACGGCACCTTCGAACCGCGCGTTCGCGAGGTGCTGCCGATGAGCGAGGCGGCCCGCGCCCACGAGATGATAGAGAACCGTGAGGGCTTTGGCAAGGTGGTGGTAATTCCCGATAGTGAGCTCTGAGGACGACGACACGGGCGGATACGTCCACCGACCCGACGGCACCGCCGGGAGCGACGCCGGTTACGAGGAACCCGAACCCGCGGGGTTCGGCACGCGCGGGTGGGGACTCGTCGCCGTACTGGTGCTGTGTACGCTCGTCGTCCCGGGAATCATCTACCTCGACCCGTCGGTGTTCGCGTCGCTCGGCATCCCCTACACCGTCGCGCTCCTCGTCCTCCCCCTCCTCCCGGCCGGCATTCTCGGCCTCACCGCCGTCTGGTCGATGACGGGCGCGACGAACGGCGGCGACGAGGACGACTGACCGCCGCGGCGGCGAGCGCTTTGTTTGTTCGACCATAAGTACGTTAGCGACAAGACTTATCTTCTTCCGTGGGAGACAATCACATGCACAGATGTTCGAGCAGTTCTCGAGCGGTTACTACCTGGGTCGCCTGTACGTCGAACCGTACGACGGCGACGTTCCCGCGATACAGCGAACCGACCACACGCACGTCAACGAACGACTGTACGCCGAGGCGGAACTCGTCCGCCTCGACGTGCCCCTCGTGATGAAACTCGACGCCGGGCACTTCCCCGTCGTCGGCGACGAGAGCGTCCCGTCGGGCACACTCGCCCTCCCGCAGGAGTTCGCGGACGCGAACCTCCCCGACGACAGGGACGTCCTCCTCGCGAAACCGGAGCGAGCGACGGAACTCCTCCGCTACGCGGGGTACGACTTCGACGACGACGCCGTGATGGCCTGAGTCCTCGGTCGGCGCGGTTCGACCGCCGCAGCGGTCGCTTTAATACCGCCTCTCGCGAGCGTTCGCCGTGTACGCCCACTACTGCTGGGAACCGGTCGACGGCGTCGGGTTCGAGGACTGCGCCGTCTCGTTCTCCCCCGGCATTCAGGCGGACGGACTGGTGGTCGCCGTCGGCGGAGACGACGACGCGACGAGAGTGAGATACCGCCTCCGGACGGACTCGGAGTTCCGAACCGAGACGGTCCGAGTCGACCGCTTCGACGCCGGCGAGGGCGACGACGCCGCGGCGTCCGATTCGCTCTCGCTCGTCGCCGAGGGCGGGTCGTGGACCGTCGACGGCGAACCGGCTCCCGCCCTCGACGACTGTCTCGACGTAGACGTGGCGGTGACGCCGCTGACGAACACGCTCCCGATTCGGCGTCTCGGACTGGCTCCGGGGGAGTCGGCGGCGATAGCCGTCGCGTACCTCGACCCGCGAACGCTGGACGTGTCGCGCGCGGAGCAACGGTACACGCGGCTTCCGTCTGCAGGCGAGAGCGACGGCGACGGGGACCGCTACCGGTACGAGAGTCTCACGTCCGGGTTCACCGCGACGGTGGCCGTCGACGCCGCGGGCGTCGTCCGCGACTACCCCGGCGCGTTCCGCTGCGTCCGGAGTCCGTCCGAGACCTGACGGTCGACGGCGAGCGCGACCGTTCGACCGAAGGCGCACGTTCAAGTGCACCCAGTCCGCGCGTCGTACCAAGATGCTGGACGAGTTGCTGGGACGGGCGGAACTCAAGGCGCGCATCGAGGAGTTGGAGGAGGAGAAACACCACCTCGAACGCCGCGCGGAGGCCGAGGAGGAGCGTCGCGCGGAGGCGGTCAAGGAGCGTCAGGAAGCCGAAGCCGAGGTCAACCGCCTCGAAGACCGCATCACGGAGTTGGAGGACCGAGTCGACCGACTCGGCGGCGACGAGGAGGCGGACGTAGACTACCGCGGCACCGAGGACCTGTTCGGCGAGCGACTGGACGAGGTTCTCGCCCGCCTCGACTCGTTCGCGACCGGCCCCGAGGGCGCCTTCTCGGCCGTCGTCGGCGACGACGTGCCGGCGACGGTGGCCGACGCGTTCGGCGACCGAAGCGCTCTCGTCCGCCGGGCCGCTCCCTGTCTCTGCCTCACCGACGACGCCGGACTCGTCTCCGTCGCCCTCGACGCGCCGACGCCGCCGAACGAGTTCGCCGCGTGGGACGACCGGTTCAGAATCGAGCGCTCGTGGTTCGTCCCCGAGGAACCCGTCCGCGTCGCCCTCGTCCGGTCGGACCTGTTCGCCCTCGGCGTCTACGACGGCGAGTCGGTGACGCTCGTGGACGAGGTGGAGTCCGACGTGATGAACGCCCACTC
It encodes the following:
- a CDS encoding DUF5802 family protein, giving the protein MFEQFSSGYYLGRLYVEPYDGDVPAIQRTDHTHVNERLYAEAELVRLDVPLVMKLDAGHFPVVGDESVPSGTLALPQEFADANLPDDRDVLLAKPERATELLRYAGYDFDDDAVMA
- a CDS encoding Vms1/Ankzf1 family peptidyl-tRNA hydrolase, with translation MLDELLGRAELKARIEELEEEKHHLERRAEAEEERRAEAVKERQEAEAEVNRLEDRITELEDRVDRLGGDEEADVDYRGTEDLFGERLDEVLARLDSFATGPEGAFSAVVGDDVPATVADAFGDRSALVRRAAPCLCLTDDAGLVSVALDAPTPPNEFAAWDDRFRIERSWFVPEEPVRVALVRSDLFALGVYDGESVTLVDEVESDVMNAHSKGGFSQARFERRRDEQVDNHLDRATEALDAHEGVADGLVVLGERTVLGDFRERADRVATVDASGDPEDALREAVREFWTTRLYRL
- a CDS encoding MogA/MoaB family molybdenum cofactor biosynthesis protein, which gives rise to MNDHDSHDSHEEHGNHEERDQHDGHDHHDHHGEHDQHDGHDHHEEHDQHDGHDHHDHHSHDVETLGVGVVTVSSSRSIDEDDAGDAIVAAFEDGGHEVTVRELVADDFDGVQSTVNRLVDRDDVDAVVTSGGTGVTPDDVTVEAVEDLAGKTLPGFGELFRRLSADEIGTRVVATRATAGIVDSTPVCCLPGSENAVRLGVEEILLAELPHLAGLAGREN
- a CDS encoding helix-turn-helix transcriptional regulator, with translation MPGDGRHIEEVVLSREGVLRAIVREPQTKRELTETVSSSRSTVDRAIRELLDAGLVRQAGGEYEATMAAECALDAVGAFHDRMRTVSDAVAALGHLPPDTPFDPVFLDGAEVQVTTPTMPDGVVERLFESIEDASHVRGIAPVVLSGHLQSFYDAAKEGEARIEMLIDGDVLDRMVASPSTRDILAAQLRDEQVSISRVDVPFSFGVWITEEEAGVVVYSDTGVRGIIVNDTDEAYAWAEQWFDDLSAAATALTVDGVANAGDE
- a CDS encoding zinc-binding dehydrogenase, which codes for MQAVQFAEHGGREVIEYGDFPDPEAGRGEVVVDVKAAALNHLDIWTRKGMPGIDLEMPHIPGSDMAGVVHEVGEGVTRFEPGDRVALIAGVAGENTEFSRKGDPTLSYDFHIIGEHVRGVHAEYAAVPEENLVPVPEGVDWEVAGSSSLVFQTAWRMLVDRGELRPGESVLVLGASGGVGHAAVQIADHAGAEVFATASTDEKLEYARDCGADHTINYEDEDFAAEIRDATGRRGVDMVVDHIGAATYEDSLKSLRKGGRVVTCGATTGPNPDAGLNRIFWNQLSVIGSTMATPGQADEALDLVWDGTFEPRVREVLPMSEAARAHEMIENREGFGKVVVIPDSEL
- a CDS encoding putative glycolipid-binding domain-containing protein; amino-acid sequence: MYAHYCWEPVDGVGFEDCAVSFSPGIQADGLVVAVGGDDDATRVRYRLRTDSEFRTETVRVDRFDAGEGDDAAASDSLSLVAEGGSWTVDGEPAPALDDCLDVDVAVTPLTNTLPIRRLGLAPGESAAIAVAYLDPRTLDVSRAEQRYTRLPSAGESDGDGDRYRYESLTSGFTATVAVDAAGVVRDYPGAFRCVRSPSET